A genomic region of Stigmatopora nigra isolate UIUO_SnigA chromosome 16, RoL_Snig_1.1, whole genome shotgun sequence contains the following coding sequences:
- the prpf4bb gene encoding pre-mRNA processing factor 4Bb, producing the protein MADVEMDIASSRMNNFNEHVKQEMESHERSGNEDSGDVSEEEEEEEEEAETNGEKAEEVSKQQSGGGGGGKHKRKKHKHRSKHKKHKHGPEEDKERKRKHRHKHRKHKRNKEAAPAAEAAAVSAPAGQKKGEGSPSSVNPGVDDRALLEDLEKQRAMIKAELDSQLMEGKVQSGMGLILQGYNSGSEEDGTDARVRNGERRRRTSSGKAVSSPRAGGKSARDSAEGGKTASKRHSPAGKNAERPAKDAKPDKVGKSAKDAGGKDRGRARSASKDRKHSESADRSKERGGKSPLEQKSGRADKARPSPHRDERPPPEKARGRSRSPPRERPARADAERDKRPNKSPSKDASSGKENRSPHRRAPHSPVRKRSASPRVREARHASSGAADRVRVRSPLPPPPRRERSPVPRRREADRQESPIRKRLRPEPGSGGDRPRDKSPPAPSRRRVSRSPLRRRSPSPRRRSRSSPRRRSRSPLIHRSGDRDRYGRLRQYRRSASRDRGRRRRRSRDEDKFKGSLSEGMKVDQESSEDDMLDDYDGEEVDEEALIEQRRQQRMAIVQKYKTASEDPNMVSEPSSPQSSTRSRSPSPDDILERVAADVKEYERENLNTFEANIKAKHNLIAQEKDGTNAKKPSAPDMFTESDDMFAADFDSARMRACGVGKDFKENPNLRDNWTDAEGYYRVNIGETLDKRYDVYGYTGQGVFSNVIRARDTARAGQEVAVKIIRNNELMQKTGLKELEFLKKLNDADPDDKFHCLRLFRHFYHKQHLCLVFEPLSMNLREVLKKYGKDVGLHFKAVRSYSQQLFLALKLLKRCNILHADIKPDNILVNESKTILKLCDFGSASHVADNDITPYLVSRFYRAPEIIIGKPYDYGIDMWSVGCTLYELYTGKILFPGSSNNHMIKLAMDVKGKMPNKMIRKGLFKDQHFDQNLNFLYIEVDKVTEREKVTVMSTINPTKDLLGDMIGGQRLPEEQRKKVMQLKDLLDATLMLDPAKRISINQALQHAFIQEKI; encoded by the exons ATGGCCGACGTCGAAATGGATATCGCGTCGAGTAGAATGAATAATTTCAACGAGCACGT CAAGCAAGAAATGGAAAGCCACGAGAGAAGTGGCAATGAAGACAGCGGAGATGTAtccgaggaagaggaggaagaagag GAGGAGGCCGAGACCAATGGCGAGAAGGCCGAGGAGGTCTCCAAGCAGcaaagtggcggcggcggcggcggcaaacACAAGAGGAAAAAACACAAGCATCGCAGCaagcacaaaaaacacaagcacGGCCCCGAGGAGGACAAAGAACGCAAGCGCAAGCATCGCCACAAGCACAGAAAACACAAGCGCAACAAGGaggccgcccccgccgccgaaGCCGCCGCCGTATCGGCACCCGCGGGCCAGAAGAAAGGCGAAGGCTCCCCGTCCTCCGTTAACCCCGGCGTGGACGACCGGGCGCTGCTGGAGGACCTGGAAAAGCAGAGGGCCATGATTAAAGCCGAGCTGGACAGCCAGCTGATGGAAGGGAAAGTGCAGTCGGGCATGGGCCTCATCTTGCAGGGTTACAACTCCGGCTCGGAAGAAGACGGGACCGACGCCCGGGTCCGAAACGGCGAGCGGCGACGGAGGACCAGCTCGGGGAAGGCCGTCTCCTCCCCCCGCGCCGGCGGCAAATCCGCCCGGGACTCGGCGGAGGGCGGCAAGACCGCCTCCAAGCGCCACAGCCCCGCCGGCAAGAACGCCGAGCGCCCCGCCAAGGACGCCAAGCCGGACAAGGTGGGCAAAAGCGCCAAGGACGCCGGCGGTAAGGACCGGGGCCGCGCCAGGAGCGCCTCCAAGGACAGGAAGCACTCGGAGAGCGCCGACAGGTCCAAGGAGAGGGGCGGCAAGTCGCCCCTAGAGCAGAAAAGCGGCCGCGCCGACAAAGCGCGCCCCTCGCCGCATCGGGACGAGCGGCCGCCGCCGGAAAAAGCCAGAGGGCGATCCAGGTCGCCCCCGCGGGAGAGGCCCGCCCGCGCCGACGCCGAACGAGACAAGAGACCCAACAAGTCCCCTTCCAAGGACGCCTCGTCCGGCAAAGAAAACCGCTCGCCGCATCGACGGGCGCCGCACAGCCCGGTCAGGAAGCGCAGCGCCTCGCCCCGAGTCAGAGAGGCCCGCCACGCGTCGTCCGGCGCCGCCGACCGCGTCAGGGTCAGGTCGCCCCTCCCCCCGCCGCCCAGGAGGGAACGCTCGCCGGTGCCGCGCAGGAGGGAAGCCGACCGCCAGGAGTCGCCAATCAG GAAACGGCTGCGCCCGGAGCCCGGCTCGGGTGGCGATCGCCCGCGAGACAAGAGTCCGCCGGCGCCCTCGCGCCGCAGGGTGAGCCGTTCGCCGCTCAGGCGGCGTTCCCCGTCGCCACGCAGACGCTCCCGTTCGTCCCCACGTAGACGCAGCAGGTCTCCACTCATACACAG GTCCGGCGACAGAGACCGCTACGGGAGGCTGCGGCAGTATCGGCGTTCGGCGTCCCGTGACCGCGGCAGGAGGCGGAGACGCAGCCGAGACGAAGACAAGTTCAAGGGAAGTCTTTCCGAGGGCATGAAGGTCGACCAAGAGTCTTCGGAAGACGACAT GTTAGACGATTACGACGGGGAAGAGGTCGACGAAGAGGCCTTGATCGAACAGCGCCGACAGCAACGAATGGCCATCGTGCAG AAATACAAGACGGCCAGCGAGGACCCCAACATGGTGTCGGAGCCCAGCAGTCCGCAGAGCAGCACGCGCAGCCGCTCGCCTTCGCCCGACGACATCCTGGAGCGAGTGGCCGCCGACGTGAAGGAATACGAACGCGAGAACCTCAACACGTTCGAGGCCAACATCAAGGCCAAGCACAACCTCATCGCCCAGGAAAAAGACG GGACCAACGCCAAGAAGCCCTCGGCGCCCGACATGTTCACCGAGTCGGACGACATGTTTGCCGCGGACTTTGAC AGCGCCCGGATGAGAGCCTGCGGCGTGGGCAAGGACTTCAAGGAGAACCCCAACCTCAGGGACAACTGGACCGACGCCGAAGGCTACTACA GAGTGAACATCGGCGAGACGTTGGACAAGCGCTACGACGTGTACGGCTACACGGGCCAGGGCGTCTTCAGCAACGTGATCCGGGCCAGGGACACGGCGCGGGCCGGTCAGGAGGTGGCGGTCAAGATCATCCGCAACAACGAGCTGAT GCAAAAGACGGGCTTGAAAGAGCTGGAGTTCCTGAAGAAACTGAACGACGCCGACCCGGACGACAAGTTCCACTGCCTGCGACTCTTCCGCCACTTTTACCACAAGCAGCACTTGTGTCTGGTGTTTGAGCCGCTCAGCATGAACCTGCGCGAAGTCCTCAAAAAGTACGGCAAGGACGTGGGGCTGCACTTTAAGGCCGTGCGCTCGTACAGTCAGCAGCTCTTCTTGGCCCTCAAGCTCCTCAAGAGATGCAACATCCTGCACGCCGACATCAAGCCCGACAACATCCTG gtaaACGAGTCCAAAACCATCTTGAAGCTATGCGACTTTGGCTCGGCGTCGCACGTGGCCGACAACGACATCACGCCCTACCTGGTCAGCAGGTTCTACCGAGCGCCGGAAATCA TCATCGGCAAACCGTACGACTACGGCATCGACATGTGGTCGGTGGGCTGCACGCTGTACGAGCTGTACACGGGGAAGATCCTCTTCCCGGGCTCGTCCAATAACCACATGATCAAGCTGGCCATGGACGTCAAGGGCAAGATGCCCAACAAG ATGATCCGCAAAGGCTTGTTCAAAGACCAACATTTTGACCAGAACCTCAATTTCCTCTACATCGAAGTGGATAAAGTCACGGAAAGG gaaAAGGTGACGGTGATGAGCACCATCAACCCCACCAAAGACCTCCTGGGCGACATGATCGGCGGTCAGCGTCTCCCCGAGGAGCAGCGCAAGAAGGTGATGCAGCTGAAGGACCTGCTGGACGCCACCCTCATGTTGGACCCGGCCAAGCGCATCAGCATCAACCAGGCCCTGCAGCACGCCTTCATCCAGGAGAAGATTTGA